From the genome of Branchiostoma floridae strain S238N-H82 chromosome 8, Bfl_VNyyK, whole genome shotgun sequence:
TTTGTCTACTGCacgttgtttattgtttgttccATTTTAAGAATGTAATATTACAATAATAACCGAATATAACGAATAAGATTTTTATACATTCTGTTCCGCAACCCATTTTACCGGCATGTTAGTGGCGAAAGTAAAAAGACATTTAGTTGCCGTCATTTGTACATTATTAGTATAGTATTTacatttcatgtttattttgaatttttttaggtAAAGCACTTATGAAACAGATTATTcataaacaattttacagtaatTTAAGAATGTATTGAAGGATGAACAATTCATCAACTTATCTGATAATTAGTTCTCATTCGAAAAACGACAATTGGTACATGCGAAGATAATCTCTAATATAGTATTGTACTTTTAACATCTTATTACAAAGATAGGCGATGATCCTCATTTTGAATTTAGCTAATAAGAATGTATAGGTTTAAACAATAAGTAAAATAACATATTATCAATTATATACTAGAGCACGAGTATCTATTTTAGAATAACTTTGCATAGTCATATTATCATTAAACTGGACAGAACGGCAATTATTTCGTATTCAATGTAACTTAGCATTACCATCGACAACATTTTACTCTTTATCTTAACATAAGAGttatgatatatatgtatattaatCGAGACAAAATTTAGTCAAATAAGGCAAAAAATGACCGATTAAAATGCGCACCATGTAAAAATCAGTATTTGGCTTAGACATTTTGTTTCCATTCTTTAGTCTATTTATCCTTATAATCGTTAGAATACAGCCATCATTTACTTCAGTTTCTTGTCCCTTTTGAATTTTTTGACGGAGTTCGAGAGCGGAGTGATACCATTCAGAGTTCTGTGACGCGCCGCGGCTTTGCTCTGTCGGTAAGCTGTATCCGTCCCCAGCAGGCGATCGAGCAAACCATAGACACCGAAGTTAGAATTGAATCTGGAAAACATAGACAAATTTAGATAAAACAACTATATTTATATCAGTAGAAGATTAGGAAACAAAAATACTGAACTTTGCAGCTCTTTTAGAAACCATGTTAAAATCAGGGAGGGACTAGGAAATTGATTTTCCTATATGTAATGCATGGGCCAGTGTTAACAGCGAATTAATAAAAAGACATTGTgcaaaaactgaaatttcttTGAGAAAGGTCGAAGAAGATTAGAATCATAAAACACGCTTACTTGGAGTGGTGGAAGTCATGGAACTCTGGAGACCGGAAGTTGAAGGGCAGGTCATATCCGGAATGGTCCGTGACCGTGATGTACAGCCCGTAGCAGCCGAACAGCCAGATGGTGCTCACGTGACAACCTGGAAACAAACACGTGATGAACACGTGACAGCCAAGTTTATGATGCTACAGGCATATATGCAAACGTCATTCCCTTATGGACATATGAACATTGAAACGGAATAAAAACAGTGCCAAAACTGTCagaattttcaatttttgtttttccaaGTATCGTGTAATCTCCATCTTTTTATGTCGGGAGTGATAGCGTTGTTGTTATTTATTTTAGGCATGAAGCCGTAGTTGAGATTTGATTTACATGTCTATTTGATATTTGGCTTCAGATTAAAGTGAGATACTCTCTCGCTTCATAGGATATGTTAGAGTACACATACGAGAAAGGACACTAAAAACTTGTGTATCTACCCTACGTTATTTTGATGACATAGGTTGCCGCCATTTTGGTGACGTAGTGCACACGGTACATTGAACTCACCAGTGACGAGTggtccaagcagaggtgggaGGACCCCAGAGAAAACATTTTCTATGGGATAGGCGTAGGGCGCTGCAATACTGATGGGGGCCGTCAGTTCATGGTGCTTCTTGTGAATACGCTTGTACAAGTACGGGTGGTGCAAAATCCTGGAGaaagaaataatgaatgaaggaatgaatgaatgaattaatgaatgaatgaagaaatgaaagaaggaaggaaggcagaaaggaaggaaggaaggaaggcagaaaggaaggaaagaaggaaggaaggcagaaaggaaggaaggaaggaaggaaggaacgaagggaggaaggaaggaaggaaggaaggaaggaaggaaggatccGGAGGCtacaggaaggaaggaaggaaggaaggatccGGAGGCTACAAACCTATACCATTTACGATCTTCCGCTGTGGTGCCGTAACAAGCCACTAGGAGACCCAAAGTCTGATCATTTCAATGTCTCAGCAAGGCCTACAAATATACCAAATATTGATACAATCCATATAGGTCTCATCATTCACTTATTACGCATTAATAACCTGTGCGAAAAGTAGAAGCCGGCTTCTTCCCCCAACATCAGTGCAGGAAAGTCCACTAGAACGTTCCAAAAGGAGGGCAGCTCTCGTCCATAATCACACCCCCGCCACATCAGAATGGGCCAGGCCAGGCAGATGGCGACAAATGTAACGAGGGCGGTGATTGGTAGTTGGAGTGCCACTTTGCGTAAAATTGCAGGTTCTACCTGAGTATTAGAAATTATAATGCTCACTAAGTAGTCAaaacagatgcacacacacacactctctctctcacacacacacacacaacggaCACATTTTACATGACAATGTTTGAACTACAGTCTTTTTTTACCTCGCCCATTACATCGAAATCTTGAAAATACGTAAAAATGAGCTCAAGTTTGTCCGTTCGTTTTCTTTTAAGCAACTCTTATTATGTTATTACCCTAGCGGGGGTCATCATACTGCAGTCGACATTCAACCCGACCAAACAAACATCATAATTCAACTCTTacatagtggtgcgtacctaaactcaatttcaagttcaggtccggattcaggtccagcagttcaggttcaggtccggacttaaagtcc
Proteins encoded in this window:
- the LOC118420406 gene encoding fatty acid hydroxylase domain-containing protein 2-like, with translation MFNNQSHPRLTATLAAIVVGLVLAVWTAVSPMLVAFLKENVEPLVANTSLWRNSGTFCQNQWQKVYDWYGGNAYLLGTLGSTNVYGLTFAVLNSLYLYMDITGRPAALVKYKIQPDVNAPPVEPAILRKVALQLPITALVTFVAICLAWPILMWRGCDYGRELPSFWNVLVDFPALMLGEEAGFYFSHRILHHPYLYKRIHKKHHELTAPISIAAPYAYPIENVFSGVLPPLLGPLVTGCHVSTIWLFGCYGLYITVTDHSGYDLPFNFRSPEFHDFHHSKFNSNFGVYGLLDRLLGTDTAYRQSKAAARHRTLNGITPLSNSVKKFKRDKKLK